One stretch of Psilocybe cubensis strain MGC-MH-2018 chromosome 6, whole genome shotgun sequence DNA includes these proteins:
- a CDS encoding GTP-binding protein rhoA has product MSEIKGTLSSLVMVLAESHIPRGSSSESLAASSEVYVPTVFENYVADVEVDGKHVELALWDTAGQEDYDRLRPLSYPDSHVILICFAVDSPDSLDNVQEKWISEVMHFCAGLPIILVGCKKDLRRDPRVIEELRKTSQRPVTPEEGMAVAQKIGAKHYLECSAKSGEGVREVFQYATRAALLSRGKGKKSHHCIVL; this is encoded by the exons ATGTCGGAAATCAAAGGAACCTTGTCATCGTTGGTGATGGTGCTTGCGGAAAG TCATATTCCCAGAG GCAGCTCCAGCGAATCCCTGGCGGCTTCGTCCGAG GTCTATGTGCCCACCGTGTTCGAGAACTACGTTGCCGATGTCGAGGTCGATGGCAAGCACGTGGAGCTTGCTCTATGGGATACGGCCGGCCAGGAAGACTACGATCGTCTACGCCCTCTCAGTTATCCTGATTCGcatgtcatcctcatctgctTCGCTGTCGACTCCCCCGATTCGCTTGATAACGTCCAGGAGAAG TGGATTTCCGAAGTTATGCATTTCTGTGCCGGCCTGCCTATCATTCTTGTCGGCTGCAAAAAGGATCTCAGACGTGACCCCCGTGTGATTGAGGAGCTTAGGAAGACGAGCCAGCGACCCGTAACCCCCGAAgag GGTATGGCAGTCGCCCAGAAGATTGGGGCAAAGCACTACCTCGAGTGCTCCGCCAAGTCGGGTGAGGGCGTCCGCGAAGTCTTCCAGTACGCCACCCGCGCCGCACTGCTCAGCAGaggaaagggcaagaagaGCCACCATTGCATCGTGTTGTAG
- a CDS encoding GTP-binding protein rhoA → MSEIRRKLVIVGDGACGKVYVPTVFENYVADVEVDGKHVELALWDTAGQEDYDRLRPLSYPDSHVILICFAVDSPDSLDNVQEKWISEVMHFCAGLPIILVGCKKDLRRDPRVIEELRKTSQRPVTPEEGMAVAQKIGAKHYLECSAKSGEGVREVFQYATRAALLSRGKGKKSHHCIVL, encoded by the exons atgtcagaaatcaGAAGGAAGCTTGTCATCGTTGGTGATGGTGCTTGCGGAAAG GTCTATGTGCCCACCGTGTTCGAGAACTACGTTGCCGATGTCGAGGTCGATGGCAAGCACGTGGAGCTTGCTCTATGGGATACGGCCGGCCAGGAAGACTACGATCGTCTCCGCCCTCTCAGTTATCCTGATTCGcatgtcatcctcatctgctTCGCCGTCGACTCCCCCGATTCGCTTGATAACGTCCAGGAGAAG TGGATTTCCGAAGTTATGCATTTCTGTGCCGGCCTGCCTATCATTCTTGTCGGCTGCAAAAAGGATCTCAGACGTGACCCCCGTGTGATTGAGGAGCTTAGGAAGACGAGCCAGCGACCCGTAACCCCCGAAgag GGTATGGCAGTCGCCCAGAAGATCGGGGCAAAGCACTACCTCGAGTGCTCCGCCAAGTCGGGTGAAGGCGTCCGCGAAGTCTTCCAGTACGCCACCCGCGCCGCACTGCTCAGCAGaggaaagggcaagaagaGCCACCATTGCATCGTGTTGTAG